In Bacteroides coprosuis DSM 18011, the following are encoded in one genomic region:
- a CDS encoding type I restriction-modification system, M subunit (COGs: COG0286 Type I restriction-modification system methyltransferase subunit~InterPro IPR004546:IPR003356~KEGG: fjo:Fjoh_4393 type I restriction-modification system, M subunit~PFAM: DNA methylase, adenine-specific~PRIAM: Site-specific DNA-methyltransferase (adenine-specific)~SPTR: Type I restriction-modification system, M subunit;~TIGRFAM: Restriction endonuclease, type I, EcoRI, M subunit~IMG reference gene:2504107257~PFAM: N-6 DNA Methylase; HsdM N-terminal domain~TIGRFAM: type I restriction system adenine methylase (hsdM)): MTSSNQRKELQAKIWKIANDVRGSVDGWDFKQFVLGTLFYRFISENFSNYMEAGDDSFHYASLPDDIITPDLKDDAIKTKGYFIYPSQLFKNVAHTANTNTNLNTDLKAIFDAIESSALGYASEKEIKGLFADFDTTSTRLGNTVENKNKRLAAVLKGVEELDFGDFEENQIDLFGDAYEFLISNYAANAGKSGGEFFTPQQVSKLIAQLAMHKQTSVNKIYDPAAGSGSLLLQAKKHFDNHIIEDGFFGQEINHTTYNLARMNMFLHNINYDKFNIALGDTLINPQFGDDKPFDAIVSNPPYSVKWIGDDDPTLINDDRFAPAGVLAPKSKADFAFVLHALSYLSSRGRAAIVCFPGIFYRGGAEQKIRKYLVDNNFVETVISLAPNLFYGTSIAVNILVLSKHKADTKTQFIDASGEDFFKKVTNNNELTDAHIKKIMQIFDSKENVKYIAQSIDNTQIAKNDYNLSVSSYVEFEDTREKVDIVELNKELAVTVKKIDQLRTDIDAIVKEIEA; the protein is encoded by the coding sequence ATGACAAGTTCAAATCAACGAAAAGAATTACAAGCTAAAATATGGAAGATAGCCAACGATGTGCGTGGCTCTGTAGATGGATGGGATTTTAAGCAGTTCGTACTAGGAACGCTCTTCTATCGTTTCATTAGTGAAAATTTTTCCAACTATATGGAGGCTGGCGATGACAGCTTTCATTATGCTAGTTTACCCGACGATATCATTACTCCCGATTTAAAAGACGATGCTATTAAGACGAAAGGATATTTTATCTATCCAAGTCAGCTCTTTAAAAATGTGGCCCATACTGCCAATACAAATACCAACCTCAATACAGATTTAAAAGCTATTTTTGATGCAATAGAGAGTTCGGCACTAGGCTATGCTTCAGAAAAAGAGATTAAAGGATTGTTTGCCGATTTTGATACAACTAGTACACGACTAGGAAACACCGTTGAGAACAAAAATAAACGTTTGGCTGCTGTATTAAAAGGAGTAGAAGAACTCGATTTTGGAGACTTTGAGGAGAACCAGATTGATTTGTTTGGTGATGCCTACGAGTTTTTAATTTCCAATTATGCTGCAAATGCAGGGAAATCGGGTGGAGAGTTTTTTACACCCCAACAAGTCTCTAAGCTGATAGCACAACTTGCTATGCATAAGCAAACTTCTGTCAATAAAATTTACGACCCTGCGGCGGGTTCGGGATCCTTGCTTTTACAAGCTAAAAAACATTTTGATAACCACATTATTGAAGATGGTTTTTTTGGACAAGAGATTAACCATACCACCTACAACTTGGCTCGTATGAATATGTTCTTGCACAACATCAACTACGATAAATTCAATATTGCTTTGGGTGATACACTGATCAATCCTCAATTTGGTGACGATAAACCTTTTGATGCGATTGTATCCAATCCTCCTTATTCGGTGAAATGGATAGGAGATGATGACCCTACTCTTATTAACGATGACCGTTTTGCTCCTGCTGGCGTATTGGCTCCTAAGTCGAAAGCCGATTTTGCTTTTGTACTCCATGCGTTGAGCTATCTATCGAGCAGAGGGAGGGCTGCTATTGTCTGTTTCCCTGGAATATTTTACCGAGGTGGTGCCGAGCAGAAGATTAGAAAGTACTTGGTGGATAATAATTTTGTGGAAACGGTTATTTCTTTGGCTCCCAATCTATTTTATGGAACCTCTATTGCTGTCAATATCTTAGTGCTCTCCAAGCATAAGGCGGATACGAAAACTCAGTTTATTGATGCGAGTGGTGAAGATTTTTTCAAAAAAGTAACCAACAATAATGAGCTAACGGATGCACATATTAAAAAGATTATGCAAATCTTTGATAGCAAAGAGAATGTGAAATACATAGCACAATCCATAGACAACACCCAGATAGCAAAGAACGACTACAACCTCTCAGTGAGCTCGTATGTGGAGTTTGAAGATACACGCGAAAAAGTGGATATTGTGGAGCTCAATAAAGAGCTAGCCGTTACGGTGAAGAAGATAGACCAGCTTCGCACTGATATTGATGCTATAGTAAAGGAGATTGAAGCATGA
- a CDS encoding hypothetical protein (KEGG: sdl:Sdel_1163 AraC-type transcriptional regulator domain protein~SPTR: Putative uncharacterized protein;~IMG reference gene:2504107259) — protein MKKILFLFLFAVTPLLAKAQFELTYHGFKNSVDASNFFEVSTPNASQEEIYNQVLTYFISRKKIGDEIQEYKNKDWITYSTESPQQIKRGLGDSYTLVYEITVQIEDGKVKIISPIIECYAYGAANNILYRLFVSPEVARGSEGSSSYLFKKDDEPSKKNRVADIEQIINTEVQKLADTLTNK, from the coding sequence ATGAAAAAGATACTCTTTTTATTCCTCTTCGCCGTCACCCCTCTTTTGGCAAAAGCTCAGTTTGAGCTTACTTATCATGGGTTTAAAAACTCCGTTGATGCTAGTAACTTTTTTGAAGTCAGCACCCCAAATGCTAGTCAAGAAGAGATTTACAATCAGGTTCTAACCTATTTTATAAGTCGCAAAAAGATAGGGGATGAAATACAAGAGTATAAAAATAAAGACTGGATTACTTATTCCACAGAATCTCCCCAACAGATTAAAAGAGGACTTGGAGATTCTTATACCTTGGTGTATGAAATAACCGTACAAATAGAGGATGGTAAAGTTAAAATAATATCTCCTATCATAGAATGTTATGCTTACGGAGCAGCAAATAACATATTATACCGTCTGTTTGTAAGTCCAGAGGTTGCCCGTGGTAGCGAAGGCTCTTCTAGTTATCTATTCAAGAAAGACGATGAGCCTTCAAAGAAGAATAGGGTTGCAGACATTGAACAGATCATCAATACAGAAGTGCAAAAGTTGGCAGATACTTTAACAAATAAATAG
- a CDS encoding hypothetical protein (KEGG: bcy:Bcer98_0757 hypothetical protein~SPTR: Putative uncharacterized protein;~IMG reference gene:2504107258): protein MKKIHYLIALIPLLLLACSNDDNKATTYPIALWDIWNFNSVEYKIQTNNPTVDSYLADEIQTYFSKEGFFKRLELTNRYQFIAQIDDTQTYNRKYKLLGDEITVYLPEEEQEEETDAFSKDPWTFNFFTQSSQLFMKLDTWELSSLETCIRNHAVDLSEEEILKLIETTRIEDIQVNVVYNQIEKTK from the coding sequence ATGAAAAAGATACATTATCTCATCGCCCTTATTCCCCTACTCCTTTTGGCTTGTTCCAATGACGACAATAAGGCAACAACCTACCCCATAGCACTATGGGACATCTGGAATTTCAACTCGGTAGAATATAAGATTCAAACCAATAACCCCACAGTAGATAGCTATTTAGCCGATGAAATTCAAACCTATTTTAGTAAAGAGGGCTTCTTCAAAAGACTAGAACTTACCAATCGCTATCAGTTTATTGCTCAGATAGACGACACACAGACCTACAATAGAAAATACAAATTGCTGGGAGATGAGATTACGGTTTACTTACCCGAGGAAGAGCAAGAAGAAGAAACAGATGCTTTTAGCAAAGATCCTTGGACATTCAACTTCTTCACCCAGTCTAGCCAATTGTTTATGAAACTCGATACGTGGGAATTGTCGAGCCTTGAAACGTGCATCCGTAACCATGCCGTAGATCTATCTGAAGAGGAAATCTTAAAACTGATTGAAACAACTCGCATAGAAGATATACAAGTAAATGTAGTTTACAATCAGATAGAAAAGACAAAATAG
- a CDS encoding 4Fe-4S ferredoxin iron-sulfur binding domain-containing protein (InterPro IPR001450~KEGG: emi:Emin_0310 4Fe-4S ferredoxin iron-sulfur binding domain-containing protein~PFAM: 4Fe-4S binding domain~SPTR: Putative uncharacterized protein;~IMG reference gene:2504107260): MKISKVSAVYFSATYTTQKIVRWVAQEFKPSFKEYDVTRKKLGEDIFMDSDELLIVGMPVYAGRIPQLAVESLKRFKGNDTPVVLLAVYGNRDYDDALLEMKELMESHFFKVVAAGAFIARHSIFTKLASTRPDAQDHEMIQKLVHKCTHLLDSVKSATLLPQIQVKGNKPYKPYGRFPIFPSADETCNRCGKCARLCPVGAIPKDAPQLTDPNKCISCGRCLVICPQKSRAFRGELYEEKLAFFLKTFGERKEPELIFAE; the protein is encoded by the coding sequence ATGAAGATTTCAAAGGTAAGTGCCGTTTATTTTAGTGCTACATATACCACTCAAAAAATAGTAAGATGGGTAGCTCAAGAGTTTAAACCTTCTTTTAAAGAGTATGATGTGACTCGCAAAAAGCTGGGAGAAGATATTTTTATGGACTCTGATGAACTCTTGATCGTGGGAATGCCTGTATATGCCGGGAGAATACCCCAACTTGCTGTAGAGTCTTTAAAACGATTTAAGGGAAATGATACTCCTGTTGTATTGCTAGCCGTTTATGGAAATAGAGATTACGACGATGCTCTTTTGGAAATGAAAGAGTTGATGGAGTCCCATTTCTTCAAGGTAGTTGCTGCTGGGGCGTTTATTGCTAGGCACTCTATTTTTACAAAATTGGCGAGCACCCGACCCGATGCGCAAGATCATGAAATGATCCAAAAGTTGGTGCATAAATGTACGCACCTCTTAGATTCTGTGAAGAGTGCTACTTTACTACCCCAGATACAGGTAAAAGGGAATAAGCCTTACAAACCTTATGGACGTTTTCCTATTTTCCCGTCGGCAGATGAGACTTGTAATCGTTGTGGCAAGTGTGCTCGACTGTGCCCTGTGGGTGCTATTCCCAAAGATGCACCTCAGTTGACAGATCCTAATAAGTGTATTTCTTGTGGAAGATGTCTTGTTATTTGTCCTCAGAAATCGAGGGCTTTTCGTGGGGAGCTTTACGAGGAGAAACTCGCTTTCTTTTTAAAAACTTTTGGAGAACGAAAAGAACCCGAATTAATCTTTGCTGAATAA
- a CDS encoding restriction modification system DNA specificity domain protein (COGs: COG0732 Restriction endonuclease S subunits~InterPro IPR000055~KEGG: hpc:HPPC_03985 HP0790-like protein~PFAM: Restriction endonuclease, type I, S subunit, EcoBI~SPTR: HP0790-like protein;~IMG reference gene:2504107256~PFAM: Type I restriction modification DNA specificity domain), which produces MNYLEKLLDGVEVEWKTIDTLFNIKNGYTPSKKQKEFWTNGTIPWFRMEDIRINGRILRDSIQHVSSSAIRGNLIPANSLIMSTTATLGEHALILEPFLTNQQITSFSLKEPYKGKLNVKFLFYYFFHFGEWCINNANKNGSLAIIGVNKLKKYKIPIPCPNNPEKSLAIQQKIVGILDTFSELTAELTAELTARKKQYEYYREQLLTFEEDEVEWKPLGEVAELKRGKTITAKNKIDGDIPVISGGQQPAYYNAKFNRKGETITIAGSGAYAGHVLYWDEPIFVSDAFSIKPNISILNTKYVFYFLMKYQNWIYGLKKGVGVPHVYPKDLEKLFIPIPTLKIQQKIVGILDTFSELTAELTAELTARKKQYEYYRDLLLSFPKDK; this is translated from the coding sequence ATGAATTATCTAGAGAAATTATTAGATGGGGTTGAGGTGGAATGGAAAACAATAGATACTCTTTTCAATATAAAAAATGGCTACACTCCATCGAAGAAACAAAAAGAATTTTGGACTAACGGTACTATCCCTTGGTTCAGAATGGAAGACATAAGAATTAACGGTCGAATTTTAAGAGATTCTATTCAACATGTATCATCTTCAGCAATACGAGGAAATCTAATACCCGCTAATTCTTTAATAATGTCTACAACTGCGACTTTAGGAGAACATGCTCTTATATTAGAACCTTTCTTGACAAATCAACAAATAACAAGCTTTTCATTAAAAGAGCCTTATAAAGGTAAACTAAATGTTAAGTTCCTTTTCTACTATTTCTTTCATTTTGGAGAATGGTGCATTAATAATGCTAACAAAAATGGAAGCTTAGCTATTATAGGAGTAAATAAATTAAAAAAATACAAAATTCCTATCCCCTGCCCTAATAATCCAGAAAAATCTCTCGCAATTCAACAGAAAATAGTTGGTATCCTAGATACGTTTAGCGAACTTACAGCAGAGCTTACAGCAGAGCTTACAGCCCGTAAAAAGCAGTACGAGTATTACCGTGAACAATTACTTACTTTTGAGGAAGACGAGGTTGAGTGGAAGCCCTTGGGAGAAGTTGCTGAACTTAAAAGAGGTAAAACTATTACTGCAAAAAACAAAATAGATGGTGATATTCCTGTTATTAGTGGAGGACAACAACCTGCATATTATAATGCAAAGTTTAATAGAAAAGGAGAAACCATAACCATAGCAGGAAGTGGGGCTTATGCTGGGCATGTATTGTATTGGGATGAACCAATATTTGTATCTGATGCTTTTTCTATTAAACCAAATATATCTATTCTAAACACTAAATACGTATTCTACTTTTTAATGAAATATCAAAACTGGATTTATGGTTTAAAAAAAGGAGTAGGTGTACCACATGTATATCCAAAAGATTTAGAAAAACTTTTTATTCCTATCCCCACCCTTAAAATTCAACAGAAAATAGTTGGTATCCTAGATACGTTTAGCGAGCTTACAGCAGAGCTTACAGCAGAGCTTACAGCCCGTAAAAAGCAGTACGAATATTACCGAGATTTATTACTTTCCTTTCCTAAGGATAAATGA